In the genome of Desulfovibrio desulfuricans, one region contains:
- a CDS encoding dihydrolipoyl dehydrogenase family protein: MNTFDVVIIGGGPGGAKAAGILARGGKSVALVESGQMGGVCLNCGCIPTKLLLGATAPKGLLRGLERQRVAKGNIDVDYDALQKRIQRFVKGTSQALVKNLQQLGVTIIEGCAVCTGPAQVTVATADGGSQSLQAGRIILAGGSRSAAFPGMTPDHDAVLDSTDMLRVPAVPESLIVVGAGAIGLEMADFFSAMGSKVTIVEAAPHLAPTEDADVGQELAKLLGKTGITGITGVKATSLKTSNGMAVLALEDGREITAAKALVAVGRTPNTDGLGAQAAGCRLQARGYVAVDQCLMAAPTVYAIGDINGQTLLAHAAEHQGAYVARHILATDTAPYASGPVPSCVYGSLEIMRVGLTAKQALANGGPVEVSKAQLMGNAIAQAGGDAAGFVKVVWRNGALAGIAALGHGVSHLVTAAQLLLLGQYHGEALNSFMFAHPTLDEALHAALEAPREVISA, from the coding sequence ATGAATACATTTGATGTTGTCATCATCGGCGGCGGGCCTGGCGGCGCCAAGGCCGCGGGCATACTTGCCCGTGGGGGAAAATCCGTCGCTCTGGTCGAGAGCGGTCAAATGGGCGGCGTCTGCCTCAATTGCGGCTGCATCCCCACCAAACTGCTGCTCGGCGCGACCGCGCCCAAGGGACTTTTGCGCGGGCTTGAGCGGCAGCGCGTGGCCAAGGGCAACATTGATGTGGATTACGACGCTCTGCAAAAACGCATCCAGCGTTTTGTAAAGGGCACGTCGCAGGCTCTGGTCAAAAACCTGCAACAGCTTGGAGTAACCATCATTGAAGGCTGCGCCGTATGCACCGGCCCGGCGCAAGTTACCGTCGCCACGGCGGACGGCGGCAGCCAGAGCCTGCAGGCGGGGCGCATCATACTGGCGGGCGGCTCGCGCTCGGCGGCGTTTCCTGGCATGACGCCCGACCACGATGCGGTTTTGGACAGCACCGATATGTTGCGCGTGCCCGCAGTGCCGGAAAGTCTGATTGTGGTGGGCGCTGGGGCCATTGGCCTTGAAATGGCCGACTTTTTCAGCGCTATGGGCAGCAAGGTAACCATTGTGGAAGCCGCGCCCCACCTCGCCCCCACGGAGGATGCCGACGTGGGGCAGGAGCTGGCAAAACTGCTGGGCAAAACCGGCATCACCGGCATCACCGGGGTCAAGGCCACATCGCTTAAAACCAGCAACGGCATGGCCGTGCTGGCGCTTGAAGACGGCAGAGAGATTACGGCGGCCAAGGCTCTTGTGGCTGTGGGCAGAACGCCCAACACCGACGGCCTTGGCGCGCAGGCTGCGGGCTGCAGGCTGCAGGCAAGGGGATATGTAGCCGTTGACCAGTGCCTGATGGCCGCACCCACGGTGTACGCCATTGGCGACATCAACGGACAAACCCTGCTGGCCCATGCGGCGGAGCATCAGGGAGCCTACGTGGCACGGCACATACTGGCGACGGACACGGCTCCGTACGCTTCCGGCCCTGTACCCTCCTGCGTGTACGGCAGCCTTGAAATCATGCGAGTGGGCCTTACGGCAAAACAGGCTCTGGCAAACGGCGGGCCGGTGGAGGTCTCAAAGGCGCAGCTCATGGGCAATGCCATTGCCCAGGCTGGCGGCGATGCCGCCGGCTTTGTGAAGGTTGTGTGGCGCAATGGCGCTCTGGCAGGCATTGCCGCATTGGGGCACGGGGTATCGCATCTGGTGACCGCAGCCCAGCTGTTGCTGCTGGGGCAGTATCACGGCGAGGCTCTCAACTCCTTTATGTTTGCCCACCCTACACTTGATGAAGCCCTGCACGCGGCGCTGGAAGCCCCCAGAGAAGTCATCAGCGCCTAG